In one Streptomyces sp. NBC_00597 genomic region, the following are encoded:
- the kdpF gene encoding K(+)-transporting ATPase subunit F, which yields MNAENIVGLVVAVSLLGYLVLALVYPERF from the coding sequence GTGAACGCCGAAAACATCGTCGGCCTCGTCGTGGCCGTCTCCCTACTCGGATACCTCGTCCTCGCCCTTGTGTACCCGGAGAGGTTCTAG
- the kdpF gene encoding K(+)-transporting ATPase subunit F, with product MDAENVVGLVIALALLGYLVVALIRPEKF from the coding sequence ATGGATGCGGAGAACGTGGTCGGACTGGTCATCGCCCTCGCCCTGCTCGGCTATCTCGTGGTCGCTCTGATCAGGCCCGAGAAGTTCTGA
- a CDS encoding DUF4118 domain-containing protein yields MSGYRLHDTAALLAALVVPLLVALALVPFRTDLSATNAALILVVAVVAVAALGTRVAGALAALSAAAWFDFFLTEPYQRFLIAGRDDIETAVLLLVVALVVSQLAVHARRLRRTVITDAAHLSSLQGTARLTEDGRSPEAVVEYVRRELVGLLGLRGCRFEYGTLMGNLPRLQHDGGLWLHRPGRVTEYAGWPDGETELRVVGGGHYYGRFLLDPLPGPLPPEQDRLVAVALAAQAGSALDTAGLSHQG; encoded by the coding sequence ATGTCCGGGTATCGACTTCACGACACGGCCGCCCTGCTCGCGGCCCTCGTGGTCCCCTTGCTCGTGGCGCTCGCGCTCGTACCCTTCCGCACTGATCTTTCGGCAACGAACGCGGCTCTGATCCTGGTCGTCGCCGTGGTCGCGGTGGCCGCGCTCGGCACCCGGGTGGCCGGGGCCCTCGCCGCGCTGTCGGCGGCCGCCTGGTTCGACTTCTTCCTGACCGAGCCCTATCAACGGTTCTTGATCGCCGGCCGCGACGACATCGAGACGGCGGTCCTGCTGCTCGTCGTCGCCCTGGTCGTCTCGCAGCTGGCGGTACACGCGCGGCGGCTCCGGAGGACAGTGATCACTGACGCGGCCCATCTGTCGAGCCTTCAGGGAACCGCCCGGCTGACCGAGGACGGCCGCTCGCCGGAGGCCGTGGTCGAGTACGTGCGCCGGGAACTCGTCGGCCTGCTGGGGTTGCGCGGCTGCCGCTTCGAATACGGCACCCTGATGGGAAATCTGCCGCGCCTCCAGCACGATGGCGGCCTGTGGCTGCACCGCCCGGGGCGGGTGACGGAGTACGCCGGCTGGCCGGACGGCGAGACCGAGCTGCGTGTCGTCGGCGGCGGGCACTACTACGGCCGCTTCCTGCTGGATCCCCTCCCCGGCCCGCTCCCCCCGGAACAGGACCGCCTGGTGGCCGTCGCACTGGCCGCCCAGGCCGGCTCCGCCCTGGACACGGCCGGCCTGTCCCACCAGGGCTGA
- a CDS encoding potassium-transporting ATPase subunit C, with protein sequence MNNSVGNTARLLWAGLRALLVLTIVCGVLYPLAVTGIAQVAFGDKANGSEIKDKSGQVVGSSLIGQTYNLPKQNPNDPEEAAKPDLKWFQPRPSNGLGSNSVNTQYSLILSGATNKAADNPDLVKLVEDAKAAVIADNSTATYKVKPSEVPADAVTSSGSGLDPDISPAYAELQIHRVAEQNKLDVKQVERLVADHTTGRTLGFMGEPRVNVLELNTALKALTKS encoded by the coding sequence ATGAACAACTCCGTAGGAAACACCGCTCGTCTGCTGTGGGCCGGTCTGCGCGCGCTGCTGGTTCTGACGATCGTCTGCGGCGTCCTGTACCCGCTGGCCGTCACCGGCATCGCCCAGGTCGCCTTCGGCGACAAGGCCAACGGCTCCGAGATCAAGGACAAGAGCGGCCAGGTCGTCGGATCCTCCCTCATCGGCCAGACCTACAACCTCCCGAAGCAGAACCCCAACGACCCGGAAGAGGCCGCCAAGCCGGACCTGAAGTGGTTCCAGCCGCGCCCCTCCAACGGCCTCGGCTCCAACAGCGTCAACACCCAGTACTCGCTGATCCTCTCCGGCGCCACCAACAAGGCCGCCGACAACCCGGACCTGGTCAAGCTGGTCGAGGACGCCAAGGCAGCCGTCATCGCGGACAACTCCACGGCGACGTACAAGGTCAAGCCCTCCGAGGTGCCGGCCGACGCCGTCACCTCCTCCGGCTCCGGCCTTGACCCGGACATCTCCCCCGCCTACGCCGAGTTGCAGATCCACCGGGTCGCCGAGCAGAACAAGCTCGACGTCAAGCAGGTCGAGAGGCTCGTCGCCGACCACACCACCGGCCGGACCCTCGGCTTCATGGGCGAGCCCCGCGTCAACGTGCTCGAACTGAACACCGCCCTCAAGGCACTGACCAAGAGCTGA
- a CDS encoding response regulator has protein sequence MTRVLVVEDDPQLVRALKINLQARKFDVEEASDGGSALRLAAARKPDVIVLDLGLPDMDGIDVIKSVRGWSRVPILVLSARHTSEDKIRALDAGADDYVTKPFSMDELLARLRAAARRQEPTTASQADKVAVVTTDEFTVDLIAKKVHRGERTVRLTPTEWHLLEILITHPGRLITQSRLLLEVWGPSYGENTNYLRVYMAQLRRKLEADPSHPRYLITEPGMGYRFEP, from the coding sequence ATGACCCGGGTGCTGGTGGTGGAGGACGACCCTCAGCTCGTCCGCGCACTGAAGATCAATCTCCAGGCGCGCAAGTTCGACGTCGAGGAAGCTTCCGACGGCGGCTCGGCCCTGCGGCTCGCGGCCGCCCGCAAGCCGGACGTCATAGTGCTGGACCTCGGCCTCCCGGACATGGACGGCATCGACGTCATCAAGAGCGTTCGCGGCTGGAGCCGGGTCCCCATCCTGGTCCTCTCCGCGCGCCACACCTCGGAGGACAAGATCCGGGCACTGGATGCCGGCGCGGACGACTACGTGACGAAACCGTTCAGCATGGACGAGCTCCTGGCCCGCCTGCGGGCGGCCGCCCGCAGGCAGGAGCCGACCACCGCATCCCAGGCCGACAAGGTCGCCGTCGTGACGACCGACGAGTTCACCGTCGACCTGATCGCGAAGAAGGTCCACCGGGGCGAACGCACGGTACGGCTGACCCCGACCGAGTGGCACCTGCTGGAAATCCTCATCACCCACCCGGGCCGGCTGATCACCCAGAGCAGGCTCCTGCTGGAAGTCTGGGGCCCGAGCTATGGGGAGAACACCAACTACCTGCGCGTATACATGGCTCAGCTACGGCGCAAGCTGGAAGCGGACCCCTCGCACCCCCGGTACCTGATCACCGAACCGGGCATGGGCTACCGCTTCGAACCCTGA
- the kdpA gene encoding potassium-transporting ATPase subunit KdpA has product MSPVFAGVLQLLALMAALALAYRPLGDYMAKVYSSEKHYKPEKWIYKAIGANPSAEMRWPAYLRGVLAFSAVSVLFLYALQRAQGILPGSLGFSAIDPDQAFNTAASFVANTNWQSYYGEQAMGHVVQTGGLAVQNFVSAAVGMAVAVALVRGFARSRTGELGNFWSDLVRGTVRILLPISVIGAIVLVACGAIQNFAGIHEVGQFMGGSQQWNGGAVASQEVIKELGTNGGGYFNANSAHPFENPTPFSNLFEIFLILVIPFALTRTFGRMVGSLRQGYAILATMATIWLTFTALMMWTEFAHHGPAFDVAGGAMEGKETRFGIGASAIFSVATTLTSTGAVNSFHSSFTGLGGGIQLLGMQLGEIAPGGVGSGLYGMLIMAIIAVFIAGLMVGRTPEYLGKKIGTQQIKLAACYILITPALVLCFTAAAMALPTPPHSMLNSGAHGFSEVLYAYTSGANNNGSAFAGLNADTQWFNSTIGIAMLLGRFLPMVFVLALAGSLAEQKPVPETAGTLRTDKPLYTGLLVGTILIITGLTYFPALALGPLAEGLAS; this is encoded by the coding sequence ATGAGTCCCGTTTTCGCTGGTGTGCTCCAGCTCCTCGCACTGATGGCCGCGCTCGCGCTGGCCTACCGCCCACTGGGCGACTACATGGCCAAGGTCTACTCCTCCGAGAAGCACTACAAGCCGGAGAAGTGGATCTACAAGGCCATCGGCGCCAACCCGTCGGCCGAGATGCGCTGGCCCGCGTACCTGCGCGGCGTCCTGGCCTTCTCCGCAGTGAGCGTCCTCTTCCTCTACGCCCTCCAGCGCGCCCAGGGCATCCTGCCCGGCTCACTCGGCTTCTCCGCCATCGATCCCGACCAGGCCTTCAACACCGCCGCCTCCTTCGTGGCCAACACGAACTGGCAGTCGTATTACGGCGAGCAGGCCATGGGCCACGTCGTGCAGACCGGCGGCCTCGCGGTGCAGAACTTCGTCTCCGCGGCGGTCGGGATGGCTGTGGCGGTGGCCCTCGTACGGGGCTTCGCCCGCTCCCGCACCGGTGAGCTCGGCAACTTCTGGTCCGACCTGGTGCGCGGCACCGTCCGGATCTTGCTGCCGATCTCCGTGATCGGCGCGATCGTGCTGGTCGCTTGCGGTGCCATCCAGAACTTCGCCGGGATCCACGAGGTCGGCCAGTTCATGGGCGGCAGCCAGCAGTGGAACGGCGGGGCGGTCGCCTCGCAGGAGGTCATCAAGGAGCTGGGAACCAACGGAGGCGGCTACTTCAACGCCAACTCCGCCCACCCCTTCGAGAACCCCACCCCGTTCTCGAACCTCTTCGAGATCTTCCTCATCCTGGTCATCCCGTTCGCCCTGACCCGCACCTTCGGCCGCATGGTCGGAAGCCTGCGCCAGGGCTACGCGATCCTCGCCACGATGGCGACCATCTGGCTCACCTTCACCGCGCTGATGATGTGGACCGAATTCGCCCACCACGGCCCGGCCTTCGACGTCGCCGGCGGGGCGATGGAGGGCAAGGAGACCCGCTTCGGCATCGGCGCCTCCGCGATCTTCTCCGTCGCGACCACACTGACCTCGACCGGCGCGGTCAACTCCTTCCACTCCTCCTTCACAGGACTGGGCGGTGGCATCCAGCTGCTGGGCATGCAGCTCGGCGAGATCGCGCCCGGCGGCGTCGGCTCCGGCCTGTACGGCATGCTGATCATGGCGATCATCGCCGTGTTCATCGCGGGCCTGATGGTCGGCCGCACCCCCGAATACCTGGGCAAGAAGATCGGCACCCAGCAGATCAAGCTCGCGGCCTGCTACATCCTCATCACCCCCGCCCTGGTGCTCTGCTTCACCGCCGCGGCCATGGCCCTGCCCACCCCGCCCCACTCGATGCTGAACTCCGGCGCGCACGGCTTCTCCGAGGTCCTCTACGCCTACACCTCGGGCGCGAACAACAACGGCTCCGCCTTCGCGGGCCTGAACGCCGACACGCAGTGGTTCAACAGCACCATCGGCATCGCGATGCTGCTGGGCCGCTTCCTGCCGATGGTGTTCGTCCTCGCGCTGGCCGGCTCGCTCGCCGAGCAGAAGCCCGTGCCGGAGACGGCAGGCACTCTCCGTACTGACAAGCCGCTCTACACCGGCCTGCTCGTCGGCACGATCCTCATCATCACCGGTCTGACCTACTTCCCGGCCCTGGCGCTGGGTCCGCTCGCCGAAGGGCTCGCATCATGA
- the kdpB gene encoding potassium-transporting ATPase subunit KdpB, with translation MSTATPTRAPHQDVPTGHKPGAGRVGGGLFDPKQLLKSFPDAVRKLDPRVMIKSPVMFVVLIGSVVTTVLALKDPTDWFGWAITTWLWLTTIFANLAEAVAEGRGKAQADTLRKAKTDSVARRLTQDGKSEEQVPGTDLRIGDLVVCEAGDIIPGDGDVVEGVASVDESAITGESAPVIRESGGDRSAVTGGTKVLSDRIVIKITTKPGETFIDRMIALVEGAARQKTPNEIALNILLASLTIVFLLAVVTLQPFAIYAGAEQSMIVLTALLVCLIPTTIGALLSAIGIAGMDRLVQRNVLAMSGRAVEAAGDVSTLLLDKTGTITLGNRQASEFVPVKGTTEAELADAAQLSSLADETPEGRSIVVLAKEKYGLRERHQGELSNAEWIAFTAQTRMSGVDVDGKQTRKGAAGSVITWVKEQGGQVSDDADLVANKISEAGGTPLLVAVRDDEGARVLGVIHLKDVVKEGMRERFDELRRMGIKTVMITGDNPLTAKAIAEEAGVDDFLAEATPEDKMALIKREQAGGKLVAMTGDGTNDAPALAQADVGVAMNTGTSAAKEAGNMVDLDSNPTKLIEIVEIGKQLLITRGALTTFSIANDVAKYFAIIPAMFAVVYPGLDKLNIMGLSSPESAILSAVIFNALIIIALVPLALKGVQYKPTSADKMLRRNLGLYGVGGLIAPFIGIKIIDMLISLIPGIG, from the coding sequence ATGAGCACCGCCACTCCCACCAGGGCTCCGCACCAGGACGTGCCCACCGGCCACAAGCCGGGCGCCGGACGCGTGGGCGGCGGCCTGTTCGATCCCAAACAGCTGCTGAAGTCCTTCCCGGACGCCGTCCGCAAGCTCGACCCCCGCGTCATGATCAAGTCCCCGGTCATGTTCGTGGTCCTGATCGGCTCGGTCGTCACCACCGTTCTTGCCCTCAAGGACCCGACGGACTGGTTCGGCTGGGCGATCACCACCTGGCTGTGGCTGACCACCATCTTCGCCAACCTGGCGGAGGCCGTGGCGGAAGGCCGCGGCAAGGCCCAGGCGGACACCCTGCGCAAGGCCAAGACCGACTCCGTCGCCCGCCGCCTGACCCAGGACGGCAAGAGCGAGGAGCAGGTGCCGGGCACCGACCTGCGCATCGGCGACCTCGTCGTCTGCGAGGCGGGCGACATCATCCCCGGCGACGGTGACGTCGTCGAGGGCGTCGCATCGGTCGACGAGTCCGCCATCACGGGCGAGTCCGCACCCGTCATCCGCGAGTCCGGCGGCGACCGCTCAGCCGTCACCGGCGGCACGAAGGTCCTCTCCGACCGGATCGTCATCAAGATCACGACCAAGCCCGGTGAGACCTTCATCGACCGCATGATCGCCCTGGTCGAGGGCGCTGCGCGACAGAAGACGCCCAACGAGATCGCGCTGAACATCCTGCTCGCGTCCCTCACCATCGTCTTCCTGCTGGCCGTCGTCACCCTCCAGCCCTTCGCGATCTACGCGGGCGCCGAACAGTCCATGATCGTGCTGACCGCCCTGCTGGTCTGCCTGATCCCGACCACCATCGGCGCGCTGCTCTCCGCGATCGGCATCGCCGGCATGGACCGGCTCGTACAGCGCAACGTCCTCGCGATGAGCGGTCGTGCGGTGGAAGCCGCCGGTGACGTCTCCACGCTGCTGCTCGACAAGACCGGCACCATCACCCTCGGAAACCGCCAGGCCTCCGAGTTCGTCCCGGTCAAGGGCACGACGGAAGCCGAACTGGCCGACGCCGCCCAGCTGTCGTCCCTCGCGGACGAGACTCCCGAGGGCCGTTCCATCGTCGTCCTGGCGAAGGAGAAGTACGGGCTGCGCGAGCGGCACCAGGGCGAGCTGTCGAACGCCGAGTGGATCGCCTTCACCGCCCAGACCCGCATGTCGGGTGTGGACGTGGATGGCAAGCAGACCCGCAAGGGCGCGGCCGGTTCGGTCATCACCTGGGTCAAGGAGCAGGGCGGCCAGGTCTCCGACGACGCGGATCTCGTCGCCAACAAGATCTCCGAGGCCGGCGGCACGCCGCTGCTCGTCGCCGTCAGGGACGACGAGGGCGCCCGGGTCCTGGGTGTCATCCACCTCAAGGACGTCGTCAAGGAGGGCATGCGGGAGCGGTTCGACGAGCTGCGCCGCATGGGCATCAAGACCGTCATGATCACGGGTGACAACCCGCTGACGGCCAAGGCGATCGCGGAGGAGGCGGGCGTGGACGACTTCCTCGCGGAGGCCACTCCCGAGGACAAGATGGCCCTCATCAAGCGGGAGCAGGCCGGCGGCAAGCTGGTCGCGATGACCGGCGACGGCACGAACGACGCCCCGGCGCTCGCGCAGGCCGATGTCGGCGTGGCGATGAACACGGGCACCTCGGCCGCCAAGGAGGCCGGGAACATGGTGGACCTGGACTCCAACCCCACCAAGCTCATCGAGATCGTGGAGATCGGCAAGCAGTTGCTGATCACGCGCGGTGCCCTCACCACGTTCTCCATCGCCAACGACGTCGCGAAGTACTTCGCGATCATCCCGGCCATGTTCGCCGTGGTCTACCCGGGCCTCGACAAGCTCAACATCATGGGCCTGTCCTCACCCGAGTCGGCGATCCTCTCCGCCGTCATCTTCAACGCGCTGATCATCATCGCCCTGGTCCCGCTCGCCCTCAAGGGCGTGCAGTACAAGCCGACCAGCGCCGACAAGATGCTCCGCCGCAATCTGGGTCTGTACGGCGTGGGCGGCCTGATCGCCCCGTTCATCGGAATCAAGATCATCGACATGCTCATCTCCCTCATCCCCGGAATCGGCTGA